A genome region from Salvia splendens isolate huo1 chromosome 19, SspV2, whole genome shotgun sequence includes the following:
- the LOC121779413 gene encoding UPF0301 protein CAB604-like, which yields MDLWCVHVKSSGFMPRNSFSEKPFCWSSNNYSMNSDLRLSKPEFAPSNCRLRSVSTRAMAKMSSGNCSNSNSNSSSSDSGGNNDNLKAGGDGNNPSPGIKKSDNTNSKNPQCEPLDWREFRAQRYFLEQAEKDETSPGLKPLPSKWAHPISAPENGCLLIATEKLDGVHSFERTVVLLLRSGTRNPQEGPFGVVINRPLHEKMKHMNPSGIVLGNTFDDCSLHFGGPLHASMFLLRSEETTGLADFAKVIPGVYFGSRNSLGKASAMIKKGKLLSQDFTFFMGYAGWQLDQLREEIESDYWHVAACSSNLISLESQRPPPDNLWEKILQLMGGPYSELSRKPKQDI from the exons ATGGATCTGTGGTGTGTGCATGTGAAAAGCAGTGGCTTTATGCCGAGGAATTCTTTCTCGGAGAAACCGTTTTGCTGGAGTTCAAATAATTATTCGATGAATTCGGACCTCCGATTGTCCAAGCCAGAATTTGCGCCAAGTAATTGTAGGCTTCGATCTGTTTCAACTAGAGCTATGGCGAAAATGAGCTCCGGAAATTGCAGTAATTCTAATTCGAATTCCTCCTCCTCTGATTCTG GAGGAAACAATGATAATTTGAAAGCTGGAGGAGATGGAAACAATCCTTCTCCCGGAATCAAGAAATCAGATAATACAAACTCAAAGAATCCCCAATGCGAACCCTTGGATTGGAGAGAGTTTAGGGCTCAGCGCTACTTTCTCGAACAG GCTGAAAAAGATGAAACATCACCCGGACTAAAACCTCTTCCCTCCAAGTGGGCACACCCTATTTCAGCACCCGAAAATGGTTGCCTCCTTATTGCTACGGAAAAACTTGATGGTGTCCACTCCTTTGAGAGGACGGTAGTGCTTCTTCTTAGATCTGGAACCAGGAATCCACAGGAGGGGCCGTTTGGGGTAGTCATAAACAGACCCCTTCACGAAAAGATGAAACATATGAACCCCAGTGGTATTGTATTGGGAAACACATTTGACGACTGTAGTTTGCATTTCGGAGGACCCCTCCATGCCAGTATGTTTCTGCTAAGATCTGAGGAAACTACGGGACTTGCTGATTTTGCAAAGGTCATTCCAGGGGTATATTTTGGTTCCCGAAATAGTTTGGGTAAAGCATCGGCAATGATCAAAAaagggaaacttctctctcaagATTTTACATTCTTCATGGGATATGCGGGATGGCAGCTGGACCAGCTAAGAGAGGAAATCGAGTCTGATTACTGGCACGTTGCTGCATGTAGTTCCAACTTGATATCTTTGGAGTCGCAAAGGCCTCCTCCCGACAACTTGTGGGAAAAAATTCTGCAACTAATGGGGGGTCCCTACTCGGAGTTGAGCCGCAAGCCAAAACAGGACATATAG
- the LOC121780061 gene encoding dimethylnonatriene synthase-like: MQNVLLGGTIISITAIEWSIYEMLRQPRIIKKAREELDRMIGRDRWVEENDFTQLPYIDAIIMETFRLHPIATFLGPHYAIQDCNVAGYHISKGTTVLMNAWSTGRDPSTWDEAREFMPERFVGKHTEMTGSNFSLLRFGSGRRMCPGYNLGLKIVRTTLANLLHGFELKLDEGTRNEDVSMEEQYGLH, encoded by the exons ATGCAGAATGTGCTTCTTGGTGGCACAATCATCTCAATCACAGCGATCGAATGGTCTATATACGAAATGCTCAGACAACCACGGATAATTAAGAAAGCAAGAGAAGAACTGGACAGGATGATCGGCAGAGATAGATGGGTGGAAGAGAATGACTTCACCCAATTGCCCTACATTGATGCCATCATCATGGAAACATTCCGTCTGCATCCAATTGCTACGTTTTTAGGTCCCCATTACGCTATTCAGGATTGCAACGTTGCAG GATACCACATATCGAAAGGGACTACCGTGCTCATGAATGCATGGAGCACGGGTAGGGACCCGAGTACATGGGATGAAGCTAGAGAGTTCATGCCTGAGAGGTTTGTGGGGAAACATACGGAGATGACCGGAAGTAACTTTTCCCTACTGCGGTTTGGCTCAGGTAGGAGGATGTGTCCTGGATACAACCTCGGGCTTAAGATTGTTCGAACAACGCTGGCTAACTTGTTGCATGGATTTGAGCTTAAATTGGATGAGGGCACGAGGAATGAAGATGTGAGCATGGAGGAACAATATGGACTCCACTAA